In Mytilus galloprovincialis chromosome 1, xbMytGall1.hap1.1, whole genome shotgun sequence, the following are encoded in one genomic region:
- the LOC143056714 gene encoding regulator of G-protein signaling 22-like isoform X3 gives MNIHKDSGIIKNWWKTLEEFLITDDLFVEYFNAFLALPSFPTPLCFNKEKTGFEVVTEARKEIGKQIKAAIRSQKKQSKIYKVVKNHSFIDIPLIPIVEPEGPDHIEINTNYTVTTLNKEQGIHWVKERRMPAFLESDLYMEYRLANLVSQAKITGEQGEYILMRIDFKPKVKHKKKVVEEEVEVDPKEQMMKDMYVCMGTASTTDTEAWFTAASMATVTSVSSSTQLRPRSAEMTKRPVSARPVSAYSSVDNYKRSESGLASSVKSSLYSNYRNTQNSDDYDDVYSSKLFAVDGKPMTPRPTDSVCAVTEDYRDKHNRPFSSTVYSIPKVDNSDAESGLDISDDTDSVDSKDNNDQLEMLQNEGQLSSRKGSSDSIVFKNIDDIGTAIVGAVLKRTVSSILNVHDDDLPLEILDQIPGCELSRHISLEHLDRISLQEVQLPEEDSEVDKVTEEQVSEKDKKKEEESDADSLLDSEDDYEEEDTFFRKHKAKTFKLTNRKGTEKFKAFLSGTMGERNWNLWLDIDKTRFMTDDEAIHRHLLEMREKYFIPGSLFELTTEQKTDLKLTKPSSWTKEHLINIQNKIAEPLVLYWAPRFLLTQLRTTDPAKHAEYLNLKYLKTKPDVFPTRPAAKLLPLRPKSCFPRFGQQAFEDLPSTTLDTQFVTSPPVGFRRNYSSSAFTYDKLHGTKQTIITPKLPVQKATKPLISGQKSRPSTAGSSRPVSVNRQTSRPVSGIRQTSRPVSGVLPASRPISALPLSRPESRDANRPVSANRPVSAHRPVSAHRPVSAHPFASRSETSASTPQTQLRQRPQTAGVGRERNGSQCSDASDFIGGHRMEALLQALHHEREAGGFFKKFINRSGNKLWINCLNFWSEVQDYHWLFYTEFIDPYILQKKAKTVYSKYIVIGGICSISCSYSIRREVARCMQPPFEELFDAAEEYSIKELYVAWTQMITVDMKTYGKVELIEVVKHLETRSKYVLNLQKRGLIKERVETPEDPMEKYEDPVYDPTLQERIPDEYKDYTLEKLVGNRIELENFQVFLKENYADTDLLCWMAIRTFRNIPYTDEKARDELATSIRDRYLNQKYFFGPNSPAGKKGQEKVMAAAGGYSQLFKKRPPNEVLIEAQKYIRDRLEKKWLPLFLATSEFADRQRPKAGMDDVVDDVLVIKKKRSHNIQRSLDNNKFISSSKDVIVFRKGLLNPVTELQFRRYVSIYGDNLENDVLFWKEVQAFKELYHVHSDESLIQEKVAVIISCFIDSQIPPNIQIDISPDMAEKIVERKYERTPYLFREAQFTVFRHLFRFWDKFCTFRGNHAEEKILPTIERIRKHERAKQRAEQQRLDELALKEAEEKKQPQRKKKLKFGKGRAEERAALGLPPENEEDEDALDHLQHFSHHDDDEEEHGPMEKNKISWSYSNYMAALEKEDILNNTDESTFGSLLNFGGEKSSENGDEVSLSKQDDIETMSRKETRSEETQTDKKKSTKSSPSPDSEKGGSKKKVTQRKGSVEFQKMASLEEEKENDESTKKSKSKSKGQQLLTEKK, from the exons TCTTTTCCAACACCTCTCTGTTTCAACAAGGAAAAGACAGGTTTTGAGGTGGTCACAGAAGCCAGAAAAGAAATTGGAAAACAGATTAAAGCCGCCATAAGATCACAGAAAAAGCAATCAAAGATCTACAAAGTGGTGAAAAACCACAGTTTCATAGATATACCACTTATCCCAATAGTAGAACCTGAAGGTCCTGATCATATTGAAATCAACACTAATTACACAGTCACT ACTTTAAACAAAGAACAAGGTATACACTGGGTAAAAGAACGTAGAATGCCAGCATTTTTAGAAAGTGACCTATACATGGAATATCGTCTTGCTAATCTAGTATCACAGGCCAAAATTACTGGAGAACAAGGAGAATATATATTAATGAGAATAGATTTCAAACCAAAAGTTAAACATAAAAAGAAAGTTGTAGAGGAGGAAGTAGAGGTAGATCCTAAAGAACAAATGATGAAAGATATGTACGTTTGTATGGGTACGGCGTCAACAACTGATACCGAAGCTTGGTTTACTGCTGCGTCCATGGCAACAGTAACCAGTGTTTCTTCCTCAACACAGTTAAGACCAAGGAGTGCTGAAATGACAAAACGTCCAGTCAGTGCACGACCAGTAAGTGCATATAGTTCAGTGGATAATTATAAACGGTCTGAGAGTGGATTAGCCTCATCTGTTAAAAGTTCCTTGTATAGTAATTATAGGAATACACAAAATTCTGATGATTATGATGATGTGTATTCTAGTAAACTGTTCGCTGTCGATGGTAAACCTATGACCCCCAGACCCACCGATTCTGTGTGTGCTGTTACTGAAGATTATAGGGATAAACATAACCGACCTTTCAGTTCTACTGTATACAGTATACCTAAAGTTGACAATAGTGATGCTGAATCTGGATTAGACATAAGTGACGACACAGATTCTGTGGATTCTAAAGACAACAATGATCAATTAGAAATGCTACAAAATGAAGGACAACTCTCGTCAAGGAAAGGAAGTTCTGATAGTATAGTGTTTAAAAATATTGACGATATAGGAACTGCAATAGTAGGTGCTGTTTTGAAGAGAACTGTGTCGTCAATATTAAATGTACATGATGATGATTTACCTTTGGAAATTTTAGATCAAATCCCGGGTTGTGAACTGTCACGACATATCTCATTGGAGCATTTAGACAGAATATCATTACAAGAAGTGCAATTACCAGAGGAGGACTCAGAGGTTGATAAGGTAACAGAGGAACAAGTATCAGAAAAAGACAAGAAGAAAGAAGAAGAAAGTGATGCAGACTCGCTACTTGATAGTGAGGATGATTACGAAGAAGAAGATACTTTCTTCAGGAAACATAAAGCAAAGACATTTAAACTGACAAACAGAAAAGGAACAGAAAAGTTTAAAGCCTTCTTAAGTGGTACAATGGGAGAAAGAAATTGGAACTTGTGGCTTGATATTGATAAAACCAGGTTTATGACAGATGATGAAGCTATTCACAG acatttacTAGAAATGAGGGAGAAATATTTCATCCCTGGCTCCTTGTTTGAATTGACTACTGAACAGAAGACAGATTTAAAGCTGACCAAACCTTCATCATGGACTAAAGAACATCTCATAAACATACAGAATAAAATAGCTGAGCCCTTAGTACTTTACTG ggCACCTAGATTTTTACTGACACAATTAAGAACAACAGACCCTGCCAAGCATGCTGAATACCTCAATCTAAAGTACCTTAAAACCAAGCCAGATGTATTCCCTACTCGTCCAGCAGCTAAACTACTGCCACTACGTCCTAAGTCATGTTTTCCAAGGTTTGGACAACAAGCTTTTGAG GATTTACCATCTACTACTCTAGATACACAATTTGTGACCTCACCTCCTGTTGGTTTCCGTAGAAACTACTCATCGTCTGCTTTCACCTATGACAAGTTGCATGGTACCAAGCAGACTATTATCACACCAAAATTACCTGTACAGAAAGCAACAAAACCTCTAATTAGTGGTCAAAAGTCCAG GCCATCCACTGCAGGATCATCACGCCCTGTATCAGTTAACAGACAAACATCACGTCCAGTGTCTGGGATTAGACAAACATCCCGTCCTGTATCTGGTGTACTGCCAGCTTCACGTCCAATATCTGCACTTCCTTTATCCCGTCCAGAGTCGAGAGATGCAAATCGTCCAGTTTCTGCAAATCGACCAGTTTCTGCACATCGACCAGTTTCTGCACATCGACCAGTATCTGCACATCCTTTTGCAAGTAGGTCAGAGACATCTGCCAGCACACCGCAAACACAACTACGACAGCGACCTCAGACAGCAGGGGTTGGGAGAGAAAGAAATGGTTCTCAATGTTCAGATGCCTCAGACTTTATTGGAGGACATCGGATGGAGGCTTTGTTACAAGCTCTTCACCATGAAAGAGAAGCTGGTGGATTCTTTAAGAAGTTTATCAACAGAAGTGGCAACAAG TTGTGGATTAACTGTTTGAACTTCTGGAGTGAAGTGCAGGACTATCATTGGTTATTTTATACAGAATTCATTGACCCGTATATACTACAGAAAAAAGCAAAg ACTGTATATTCCAAGTACATAGTGATTGGAGGCATCTGCAGCATTAGCTGTAGTTACAGTATCAGACGAGAGGTAGCCAGATGTATGCAGCCACCATTTGAGGAACTATTTGACGCAGCGGAGGAATATTCTATAAAGGAGTTATATGTTGCATGGACACAGATGATTACTGTAGACATGAAGACTTATGGAAAG GTAGAATTAATAGAAGTGGTGAAACATTTAGAGACCAGATCTAAATATGTCCTCAATTTACAGAAGAGAGGTTTGATTAAAGAG AGGGTTGAAACTCCTGAAGATCCTATGGAGAAATATGAAGATCCTGTGTATGACCCAACACTGCAGGAAAGAATACCTGATGAATACAAAGACTACACATTAGAAAAACTTGTTGGAAATCGTATTGAGTTAGAGAACTTCCAAGTTTTCCTGAAGGAAAATTACGCAGATACAGATTTACTCTGTTGGATGGCTATTAGAACTTTCCGTAACATTCCATACACAGATGAAAAGGCTCGAGATGAACTGGCTACATCTATACGAGACAGATACCTTAATCAGAAATATTTCTTTGGTCCAAACAGTCCAGCAGGGAAGAAAGGACAAGAAAAG gtAATGGCTGCTGCAGGAGGTTATAGCCAGCTGTTTAAGAAGAGGCCTCCAAATGAAGTGTTGATCGAAGCTCAGAAGTATATACGTGATAGACTTGAGAAGAAATGGCTGCCGTTGTTCTTGGCCACATCAGAGTTTGCTGATAGACAGAGACCAAAGGCTGGCATGGACGATGTAGTGGATGATGTCTTAGTTATCAAGAAAAAGAGATCACATAATATACAAAGG AGTTTGGATAACAATAAGTTTATCTCCTCATCTAAAGATGTGATAGTCTTCCGTAAAGGTCTGCTGAACCCAGTGACAGAGCTACAGTTCAGGAGATATGTATCTATATACGGAGACAACCTAGAAAATGATGTACTTTTCTGGAAAGAAGTCCAGGCATTTAAG GAACTTTACCATGTACATAGTGATGAAAGTTTGATTCAGGAGAAAGTTGCAGTTATAATAAGCTGTTTTATTGACTCACAAATTCCACCAAATATCCAGATCGATATTTCACCTGATATGGCAGAAAAAATCGTAGAGAGAAAATATGAAAGAACACCTTATTTATTCAGAGAGGCACAG tttacaGTTTTTCGACATCTATTTCGATTCTGGGACAAATTCTGTACATTTAGGGGAAACCATGCAGAAGAAAAGATATTACCAACGATAGAGAGAATACGGAAACATGAGAGAGCAAAACAACGAGCTGAACAACAACGACTGGATGAGCTGGCTCTAAAg GAGGCGGAGGAGAAGAAG CaacctcaaaggaaaaagaagcTAAAGTTTGGGAAGGGT AGAGCTGAAGAAAGAGCTGCATTAGGACTACCACCAGAGAATGAAGAGGATGAAGATGCACTGGACCATCTACAACATTTCAGTCACCATGACGATGATGAAGAAGAACATGGGCCGATGGAGAAGAATAAAATCTCATGGTCTTACTCTAACTATATGGCTGCTCTGGAAAAGGAGGATATTCTAAATAATACAGATGAAAGTACATTTGGGTCATTGTTAAATTTTG GAGGAGAAAAAAGCAGTGAGAATGGTGATGAAGTATCATTAAGTAAACAGGATGATATAGAAACAATGTCCAGGAAAGAAACTCGTTCTGAAGAAACTCAAACAGACAAAAA GAAGTCAACAAAGTCAAGCCCAAGTCCTGACTCTGAGAAAGGAGGGAGCAAGAAGAAAGTGACACAACGAAAGGGTTCTGTAGAATTTCAGAAAATGGCTTCTCTTGAAGAGGAAAAAGAGAATGATGAATCTACGAAAAAGTCCAAGTCAAAGAGTAAAGGTCAACAGTTATTGACAGAAAAGAAATAA
- the LOC143056714 gene encoding regulator of G-protein signaling 22-like isoform X2, giving the protein MEENTTGFKIVETVRREPEEFLITDDLFVEYFNAFLALPSFPTPLCFNKEKTGFEVVTEARKEIGKQIKAAIRSQKKQSKIYKVVKNHSFIDIPLIPIVEPEGPDHIEINTNYTVTTLNKEQGIHWVKERRMPAFLESDLYMEYRLANLVSQAKITGEQGEYILMRIDFKPKVKHKKKVVEEEVEVDPKEQMMKDMYVCMGTASTTDTEAWFTAASMATVTSVSSSTQLRPRSAEMTKRPVSARPVSAYSSVDNYKRSESGLASSVKSSLYSNYRNTQNSDDYDDVYSSKLFAVDGKPMTPRPTDSVCAVTEDYRDKHNRPFSSTVYSIPKVDNSDAESGLDISDDTDSVDSKDNNDQLEMLQNEGQLSSRKGSSDSIVFKNIDDIGTAIVGAVLKRTVSSILNVHDDDLPLEILDQIPGCELSRHISLEHLDRISLQEVQLPEEDSEVDKVTEEQVSEKDKKKEEESDADSLLDSEDDYEEEDTFFRKHKAKTFKLTNRKGTEKFKAFLSGTMGERNWNLWLDIDKTRFMTDDEAIHRHLLEMREKYFIPGSLFELTTEQKTDLKLTKPSSWTKEHLINIQNKIAEPLVLYWAPRFLLTQLRTTDPAKHAEYLNLKYLKTKPDVFPTRPAAKLLPLRPKSCFPRFGQQAFEDLPSTTLDTQFVTSPPVGFRRNYSSSAFTYDKLHGTKQTIITPKLPVQKATKPLISGQKSRPSTAGSSRPVSVNRQTSRPVSGIRQTSRPVSGVLPASRPISALPLSRPESRDANRPVSANRPVSAHRPVSAHRPVSAHPFASRSETSASTPQTQLRQRPQTAGVGRERNGSQCSDASDFIGGHRMEALLQALHHEREAGGFFKKFINRSGNKLWINCLNFWSEVQDYHWLFYTEFIDPYILQKKAKTVYSKYIVIGGICSISCSYSIRREVARCMQPPFEELFDAAEEYSIKELYVAWTQMITVDMKTYGKVELIEVVKHLETRSKYVLNLQKRGLIKERVETPEDPMEKYEDPVYDPTLQERIPDEYKDYTLEKLVGNRIELENFQVFLKENYADTDLLCWMAIRTFRNIPYTDEKARDELATSIRDRYLNQKYFFGPNSPAGKKGQEKVMAAAGGYSQLFKKRPPNEVLIEAQKYIRDRLEKKWLPLFLATSEFADRQRPKAGMDDVVDDVLVIKKKRSHNIQRSLDNNKFISSSKDVIVFRKGLLNPVTELQFRRYVSIYGDNLENDVLFWKEVQAFKELYHVHSDESLIQEKVAVIISCFIDSQIPPNIQIDISPDMAEKIVERKYERTPYLFREAQFTVFRHLFRFWDKFCTFRGNHAEEKILPTIERIRKHERAKQRAEQQRLDELALKEAEEKKQPQRKKKLKFGKGRAEERAALGLPPENEEDEDALDHLQHFSHHDDDEEEHGPMEKNKISWSYSNYMAALEKEDILNNTDESTFGSLLNFGGEKSSENGDEVSLSKQDDIETMSRKETRSEETQTDKKKSTKSSPSPDSEKGGSKKKVTQRKGSVEFQKMASLEEEKENDESTKKSKSKSKGQQLLTEKK; this is encoded by the exons TCTTTTCCAACACCTCTCTGTTTCAACAAGGAAAAGACAGGTTTTGAGGTGGTCACAGAAGCCAGAAAAGAAATTGGAAAACAGATTAAAGCCGCCATAAGATCACAGAAAAAGCAATCAAAGATCTACAAAGTGGTGAAAAACCACAGTTTCATAGATATACCACTTATCCCAATAGTAGAACCTGAAGGTCCTGATCATATTGAAATCAACACTAATTACACAGTCACT ACTTTAAACAAAGAACAAGGTATACACTGGGTAAAAGAACGTAGAATGCCAGCATTTTTAGAAAGTGACCTATACATGGAATATCGTCTTGCTAATCTAGTATCACAGGCCAAAATTACTGGAGAACAAGGAGAATATATATTAATGAGAATAGATTTCAAACCAAAAGTTAAACATAAAAAGAAAGTTGTAGAGGAGGAAGTAGAGGTAGATCCTAAAGAACAAATGATGAAAGATATGTACGTTTGTATGGGTACGGCGTCAACAACTGATACCGAAGCTTGGTTTACTGCTGCGTCCATGGCAACAGTAACCAGTGTTTCTTCCTCAACACAGTTAAGACCAAGGAGTGCTGAAATGACAAAACGTCCAGTCAGTGCACGACCAGTAAGTGCATATAGTTCAGTGGATAATTATAAACGGTCTGAGAGTGGATTAGCCTCATCTGTTAAAAGTTCCTTGTATAGTAATTATAGGAATACACAAAATTCTGATGATTATGATGATGTGTATTCTAGTAAACTGTTCGCTGTCGATGGTAAACCTATGACCCCCAGACCCACCGATTCTGTGTGTGCTGTTACTGAAGATTATAGGGATAAACATAACCGACCTTTCAGTTCTACTGTATACAGTATACCTAAAGTTGACAATAGTGATGCTGAATCTGGATTAGACATAAGTGACGACACAGATTCTGTGGATTCTAAAGACAACAATGATCAATTAGAAATGCTACAAAATGAAGGACAACTCTCGTCAAGGAAAGGAAGTTCTGATAGTATAGTGTTTAAAAATATTGACGATATAGGAACTGCAATAGTAGGTGCTGTTTTGAAGAGAACTGTGTCGTCAATATTAAATGTACATGATGATGATTTACCTTTGGAAATTTTAGATCAAATCCCGGGTTGTGAACTGTCACGACATATCTCATTGGAGCATTTAGACAGAATATCATTACAAGAAGTGCAATTACCAGAGGAGGACTCAGAGGTTGATAAGGTAACAGAGGAACAAGTATCAGAAAAAGACAAGAAGAAAGAAGAAGAAAGTGATGCAGACTCGCTACTTGATAGTGAGGATGATTACGAAGAAGAAGATACTTTCTTCAGGAAACATAAAGCAAAGACATTTAAACTGACAAACAGAAAAGGAACAGAAAAGTTTAAAGCCTTCTTAAGTGGTACAATGGGAGAAAGAAATTGGAACTTGTGGCTTGATATTGATAAAACCAGGTTTATGACAGATGATGAAGCTATTCACAG acatttacTAGAAATGAGGGAGAAATATTTCATCCCTGGCTCCTTGTTTGAATTGACTACTGAACAGAAGACAGATTTAAAGCTGACCAAACCTTCATCATGGACTAAAGAACATCTCATAAACATACAGAATAAAATAGCTGAGCCCTTAGTACTTTACTG ggCACCTAGATTTTTACTGACACAATTAAGAACAACAGACCCTGCCAAGCATGCTGAATACCTCAATCTAAAGTACCTTAAAACCAAGCCAGATGTATTCCCTACTCGTCCAGCAGCTAAACTACTGCCACTACGTCCTAAGTCATGTTTTCCAAGGTTTGGACAACAAGCTTTTGAG GATTTACCATCTACTACTCTAGATACACAATTTGTGACCTCACCTCCTGTTGGTTTCCGTAGAAACTACTCATCGTCTGCTTTCACCTATGACAAGTTGCATGGTACCAAGCAGACTATTATCACACCAAAATTACCTGTACAGAAAGCAACAAAACCTCTAATTAGTGGTCAAAAGTCCAG GCCATCCACTGCAGGATCATCACGCCCTGTATCAGTTAACAGACAAACATCACGTCCAGTGTCTGGGATTAGACAAACATCCCGTCCTGTATCTGGTGTACTGCCAGCTTCACGTCCAATATCTGCACTTCCTTTATCCCGTCCAGAGTCGAGAGATGCAAATCGTCCAGTTTCTGCAAATCGACCAGTTTCTGCACATCGACCAGTTTCTGCACATCGACCAGTATCTGCACATCCTTTTGCAAGTAGGTCAGAGACATCTGCCAGCACACCGCAAACACAACTACGACAGCGACCTCAGACAGCAGGGGTTGGGAGAGAAAGAAATGGTTCTCAATGTTCAGATGCCTCAGACTTTATTGGAGGACATCGGATGGAGGCTTTGTTACAAGCTCTTCACCATGAAAGAGAAGCTGGTGGATTCTTTAAGAAGTTTATCAACAGAAGTGGCAACAAG TTGTGGATTAACTGTTTGAACTTCTGGAGTGAAGTGCAGGACTATCATTGGTTATTTTATACAGAATTCATTGACCCGTATATACTACAGAAAAAAGCAAAg ACTGTATATTCCAAGTACATAGTGATTGGAGGCATCTGCAGCATTAGCTGTAGTTACAGTATCAGACGAGAGGTAGCCAGATGTATGCAGCCACCATTTGAGGAACTATTTGACGCAGCGGAGGAATATTCTATAAAGGAGTTATATGTTGCATGGACACAGATGATTACTGTAGACATGAAGACTTATGGAAAG GTAGAATTAATAGAAGTGGTGAAACATTTAGAGACCAGATCTAAATATGTCCTCAATTTACAGAAGAGAGGTTTGATTAAAGAG AGGGTTGAAACTCCTGAAGATCCTATGGAGAAATATGAAGATCCTGTGTATGACCCAACACTGCAGGAAAGAATACCTGATGAATACAAAGACTACACATTAGAAAAACTTGTTGGAAATCGTATTGAGTTAGAGAACTTCCAAGTTTTCCTGAAGGAAAATTACGCAGATACAGATTTACTCTGTTGGATGGCTATTAGAACTTTCCGTAACATTCCATACACAGATGAAAAGGCTCGAGATGAACTGGCTACATCTATACGAGACAGATACCTTAATCAGAAATATTTCTTTGGTCCAAACAGTCCAGCAGGGAAGAAAGGACAAGAAAAG gtAATGGCTGCTGCAGGAGGTTATAGCCAGCTGTTTAAGAAGAGGCCTCCAAATGAAGTGTTGATCGAAGCTCAGAAGTATATACGTGATAGACTTGAGAAGAAATGGCTGCCGTTGTTCTTGGCCACATCAGAGTTTGCTGATAGACAGAGACCAAAGGCTGGCATGGACGATGTAGTGGATGATGTCTTAGTTATCAAGAAAAAGAGATCACATAATATACAAAGG AGTTTGGATAACAATAAGTTTATCTCCTCATCTAAAGATGTGATAGTCTTCCGTAAAGGTCTGCTGAACCCAGTGACAGAGCTACAGTTCAGGAGATATGTATCTATATACGGAGACAACCTAGAAAATGATGTACTTTTCTGGAAAGAAGTCCAGGCATTTAAG GAACTTTACCATGTACATAGTGATGAAAGTTTGATTCAGGAGAAAGTTGCAGTTATAATAAGCTGTTTTATTGACTCACAAATTCCACCAAATATCCAGATCGATATTTCACCTGATATGGCAGAAAAAATCGTAGAGAGAAAATATGAAAGAACACCTTATTTATTCAGAGAGGCACAG tttacaGTTTTTCGACATCTATTTCGATTCTGGGACAAATTCTGTACATTTAGGGGAAACCATGCAGAAGAAAAGATATTACCAACGATAGAGAGAATACGGAAACATGAGAGAGCAAAACAACGAGCTGAACAACAACGACTGGATGAGCTGGCTCTAAAg GAGGCGGAGGAGAAGAAG CaacctcaaaggaaaaagaagcTAAAGTTTGGGAAGGGT AGAGCTGAAGAAAGAGCTGCATTAGGACTACCACCAGAGAATGAAGAGGATGAAGATGCACTGGACCATCTACAACATTTCAGTCACCATGACGATGATGAAGAAGAACATGGGCCGATGGAGAAGAATAAAATCTCATGGTCTTACTCTAACTATATGGCTGCTCTGGAAAAGGAGGATATTCTAAATAATACAGATGAAAGTACATTTGGGTCATTGTTAAATTTTG GAGGAGAAAAAAGCAGTGAGAATGGTGATGAAGTATCATTAAGTAAACAGGATGATATAGAAACAATGTCCAGGAAAGAAACTCGTTCTGAAGAAACTCAAACAGACAAAAA GAAGTCAACAAAGTCAAGCCCAAGTCCTGACTCTGAGAAAGGAGGGAGCAAGAAGAAAGTGACACAACGAAAGGGTTCTGTAGAATTTCAGAAAATGGCTTCTCTTGAAGAGGAAAAAGAGAATGATGAATCTACGAAAAAGTCCAAGTCAAAGAGTAAAGGTCAACAGTTATTGACAGAAAAGAAATAA